From a region of the Helianthus annuus cultivar XRQ/B chromosome 5, HanXRQr2.0-SUNRISE, whole genome shotgun sequence genome:
- the LOC118479253 gene encoding protein DETOXIFICATION 16-like, translating to MEEGGLQTPLVGQEFGKRVGSYSKDEIICEFKKQFYLAGPLMTVNLLICGLSMISVMFVGHLGELALSGASMATSFASVTGTSLMVGMGSALDTFCGQSFGAKQYHMLGIHKQRAMIVLLSASVPLAFIWANAGTLLVFLGQDPEISAEAGLYARFMIPTLFAIALLQCHIRFLQSQNNVFPMMLSSGITTILHILICWIMVFKSGLGSRGAALANAISLWINVLLLAIYVRVSPTCKKTWTGFSKEAFYNIPTFLKLAVPSAVMICLDIWSFEMMVLLSGLLPNPQLETSVLSISLNTCQMIYMIPLGLSGATSVRVSNELGAGRAHTARLAIRVSIFSVVTEGILGALVLILGRKLWGYCYSSEEEVVSYIAQMMLLLAASHVVDGIQAVLSGAVRGSGRQKIGAILNLGAYYLIGIPLAVLFAFVLHFGGKGLWCGIIAALSAQALFLFILTLRTNWEMEAKKANQRVYDSMTHDEVS from the exons ATGGAGGAAGGAGGACTTCAAACACCACTCGTGGGTCAGGAATTTGGAAAGCGGGTCGGTTCCTACAGCAAAGATGAGATCATTTGTGAGTTTAAGAAACAGTTTTACTTAGCAGGACCATTGATGACAGTGAATCTACTGATTTGTGGGTTATCGATGATTTCGGTGATGTTTGTCGGTCATTTGGGTGAGTTGGCTCTCTCTGGTGCTTCAATGGCTACTTCTTTTGCATCAGTCACTGGTACTAGTTTAATG GTTGGAATGGGGAGTGCTTTAGACACATTTTGTGGACAATCTTTTGGGGCCAAACAATATCATATGCTAGGAATCCATAAGCAAAGAGCCATGATTGTTCTATTGTCAGCCAGCGTCCCTCTTGCTTTCATTTGGGCAAATGCTGGAACTTTGCTTGTTTTTCTAGGCCAAGATCCCGAAATCTCAGCCGAAGCAGGCCTCTATGCAAGATTCATGATCCCCACTCTGTTTGCAATTGCGTTACTTCAATGTCACATTCGATTTCTACAATCACAAAACAATGTGTTTCCAATGATGTTAAGCAGTGGGATTACAACTATACTTCATATTTTGATTTGTTGGATTATGGTGTTCAAATCTGGGCTCGGAAGTAGAGGCGCAGCGTTGGCTAATGCAATTTCTCTTTGGATCAACGTGCTGTTGTTAGCAATTTATGTTCGAGTTTCTCCTACGTGTAAAAAGACTTGGACTGGTTTCTCAAAAGAGGCTTTTTATAACATTCCAACCTTTTTGAAACTCGCTGTCCCTTCTGCTGTTATGATCTG tTTGGACATATGGTCATTTGAGATGATGGTGTTGCTGTCTGGTCTTCTTCCTAATCCACAACTGGAAACCTCGGTTCTTTCTATCAG CCTCAATACGTGCCAAATGATTTACATGATTCCTCTTGGTCTAAGTGGTGCCACAAG TGTAAGGGTTTCAAATGAATTAGGAGCTGGACGGGCACACACAGCACGTTTGGCAATACGAGTTTCAATATTTTCTGTAGTGACTGAAGGCATCTTGGGTGCATTAGTCTTGATTTTAGGGAGAAAACTTTGGGGGTATTGCTATAGTAGTGAAGAAGAAGTTGTGAGTTACATTGCACAAATGATGCTGCTTCTTGCAGCATCTCATGTTGTTGATGGCATTCAAGCTGTGCTTTCAG GGGCCGTTAGAGGGAGTGGACGACAAAAAATAGGCGCAATTCTGAACTTGGGAGCTTATTATTTGATCGGGATTCCTTTGGCGGTCTTGTTTGCTTTTGTACTTCATTTTGGAGGGAAG GGATTATGGTGCGGGATCATTGCAGCATTATCAGCACAAGcgttatttctttttattttgacTTTACGCACGAATTGGGAGATGGAA GCAAAGAAGGCTAATCAGAGAGTGTATGACTCTATGACCCACGATGAAGTATCATAG